From Nitrospirota bacterium:
GGCCCATGCGCTGAAGGGGAACCATGGACAGGCGGTAACGCTTTTGACGGAGGCCATGGCGCTCGATGACGGGAGGACGACGGCGCAGCTCACCCTTGCGCGGGTCTACCTGAAGATGGGGAAGCTCCCCGACGCGCAGGCGGAGGTCTCCTCGCTGCTCGAAAAGGACCCCTCCCACCAGAACGCCCTCTTCCTGCTCGCCGAGGTCCAGCTGCGCGCCGGCGATGCGGAGGCGGCGCTCAAGACCTATGACGAGCTGATACGGCGGCATCCCGATGCTGTCGAGGCCTCGTTCAAGAAGGGCGTTCTGCTCATGGAAAAGAGGCGCTACGACGATGCCCTTGCCCTGGCAGAGCGGCTCGTCACCTCGCACCCCAAGAGCTCCCGGGGGTACGAGTTGAAGGGCATGGCGCTCTACTACCGGAAGAGCTTCAGCGACGCGGTTACCGTCCTCCAGAAGTCGCTCTCCATGATGCCGTCGCCGGGAGGATACTACTTCCTCGGCCTCAGCCACTACTACCGCAAGGAGCTCGAGCAGGCGATGAGCCAGATGCAGCGCGCCCTCGACCTCAATCCCTCGTTCGTGCAGGCGCGCATCATGCTCTCGCTCATCTTCCTCCAGCAGCGGCGGACGGACGACGCCATCATCGAGGTGAAGAGGGCGCTCGAGCTCGACCGGGACAATGCCTTTGCCCAGAGCATCCTCGGGAGCGCCTGCCTGGCGAACGGCGATTACGACAGGGGCATGGAGGCGCTGAACAGGGCGATCGCGCTCGATCCGACACTCGCCGAGGCCCACCTGAAGAAGGGCGTATTCCACCTGAGCAAAGGACGGTTCAGGGAAGCGGAGGCTGACCTCAGGTCCGCCGTGCAGGCGAGCCCGGGGATGCTCAATACGCGGCTCATGCTGGTCTCCTATTATATGCGGGTAAAGGAGTACGGCAAGGCGGTCAGGACCATACGGGAGGGCCTGAGCAACGGAACAGACCGCGCCCCCGATGCGGTGCTGTACAACTATATGGCCGCAGCGCTCCTGGCGGAGCGGAAGGACGCGGAAGCGCTGAAGTACCTGCACAAAGCGAAGGAGGCGAACCCCGACTACCTCGCCCCGTATTTCAATATCGCTGCATTCCATATCGCGAAGGGCGACCACGGCAAGGCGATCGATGAATACCGGGCCCTCATCGGGAGAGCCCCGTCGAACGCCAGGGCCCTGACCGGCATGGCCCGGGCGCTCGAATCCAGGGGCCGCGATGCGGAGGCGCTCACCTATTACCAGCGGGCGAAGGAGACGAGAGATCCCGAGGGGTTTATCGAGCTCGCGCACTACCATGCCCGGAAGAGGCAGGTCGGCAGGGCGGTCGCGGTCCTGGACGAGGCGGCGAGGACCGTCCCGCAGACGGCGTGGCACGGACATCCCGACCTCGCCCTGCTCAAGGGACGGGTCTATCTCGACGCACAGCAGTACCGCGAGGCGCTGCAGCAGTTCGAAAAGCTCGAAACCGCGGATCCCGATAAGGCCCTGCCGCTCATCGTGAATACCTATGTCCTGATGCGCGATCATGCGGCGGCGGTGAAGAAACTCGAGGCCGCCCTGCAGCGGGACCGGAGCCGGGCCGACCTGCTGACAGAGGCGGCACGGGTCAGCCTCCTTGCAGGGGATGTGCAGAAAGCCGCATCCTTTGCCGACGCCCTTGTGCAGGTGAAGCCCC
This genomic window contains:
- the prsT gene encoding XrtA/PEP-CTERM system TPR-repeat protein PrsT encodes the protein MYNGSRAAAACVVVLLLVISCTGAPPKTKQELLKEGSALLQADNPRGAIVLFKNALEEDQNFFEARFQLARAYYRLGSFDAAEKELQKVLRQSPSLKEARKELARVYLQKSRPDEALRQVADAGGDADSLEIAGWAHALKGNHGQAVTLLTEAMALDDGRTTAQLTLARVYLKMGKLPDAQAEVSSLLEKDPSHQNALFLLAEVQLRAGDAEAALKTYDELIRRHPDAVEASFKKGVLLMEKRRYDDALALAERLVTSHPKSSRGYELKGMALYYRKSFSDAVTVLQKSLSMMPSPGGYYFLGLSHYYRKELEQAMSQMQRALDLNPSFVQARIMLSLIFLQQRRTDDAIIEVKRALELDRDNAFAQSILGSACLANGDYDRGMEALNRAIALDPTLAEAHLKKGVFHLSKGRFREAEADLRSAVQASPGMLNTRLMLVSYYMRVKEYGKAVRTIREGLSNGTDRAPDAVLYNYMAAALLAERKDAEALKYLHKAKEANPDYLAPYFNIAAFHIAKGDHGKAIDEYRALIGRAPSNARALTGMARALESRGRDAEALTYYQRAKETRDPEGFIELAHYHARKRQVGRAVAVLDEAARTVPQTAWHGHPDLALLKGRVYLDAQQYREALQQFEKLETADPDKALPLIVNTYVLMRDHAAAVKKLEAALQRDRSRADLLTEAARVSLLAGDVQKAASFADALVQVKPRSAIGYAARASVQVHRGQEQQAIESLRKGLGIERGSLPAQMMLAELYAKRGDHAPALDLYNEILKAAPDHVPALFSQAVVLSQAGRKKEALRNYSRILEQSVDHVPTLNNTAYLYSEGYGSKEEALKLAERAYRLAPGNAEVADTMGYVLLKAGRTGEAQKLFEKAAALAPNNPTIRYHLALALRERGDRRKAIEQLRHAATLGTFAEAKEAQVLLEALQKG